From the genome of Fusobacterium sp. DD2:
GCCATTCTTTTTTTCTTATCAAAAATTACTTCTCCCTCTGTAGGTTCGATAACTCCAGAAAGAATTTTAACAAATGTTGATTTTCCAGCACCATTGGCACCAATAAGTCCATAACAGTTTCCAGGTGTAAATTTAACATTTACATCTTCGAAAAGTTTACGGTCAGGAAATCTCATTCCTAAGTTACTTGTTGCAATCATTTAACATTTTCCTCCTAAAATACGTTTTTCAAAAAATTCATATTATTATATCATTAATTTTATTTTATTACAACGTTTTTAAAAGAAAAAGAGATGATTTCTCATCTCCTTAATTTCCCTGAAGTTTTTCTTTTTTTCTTTTGTTGTGACGATATAGATAAATGGCAACAACTATGATAATTATTCCACCAATTACACTGTATATATCTGGCATTTCGTCAAATAACATATATCCAAGGATTATTCCATATGGAATACCTGAATAGTTGTATACTGCAACTTCTGATGCTGGTGCATTCTTATATGAGTATGTCATAAAGAATTGAGCAAGACATGCAAATATACCAATTGATAGTAGGAAAATCCATTGTCTTGGATCTGGAGCTACATAATCTCTTATGGCTAAAGGTGCAGAGCATACAACAGACATAAGAGAGAAGTAAAATACTATAATATTAGGATCCTCTTTGTCATTTAGATATCTTACAAAAGTATATGCAAGACCGGCAAATGTAACAGATGCAAGTCCAGAAAGACTTGGAAGTACTGAGAGATCAAAAGATGGTTTTACAACAAATAAAGCTCCAATAAATGAAATAATAATTCCAACTACCTGTTGCTTATCAACTTTTTCCTTAAGAAATAGTACAGCAAATATTGATACTGTAATAGGTGAAAGTTTGTTTAGCATATTAGAGTCTGCAAGTATAAGGTGCTCAACAGCATAAAAGTTTGCTACAACCCCAAGAAAACCTAAAAACGATCTTGCAAATACAGGTGGGATATTTTCTCTTTTAACACGAAAGCCTCTCTTTTGATATATAAGTAAAAATCCAGCTAATAAACAGCTAATCAGATTACGTAGAAATATCTTCTCAAAAAGTGGAATATCAGGTATTGATTTTACAGCAACACTCATTAAAGTGAATCCAAGTGCTGAAATCAACATGAA
Proteins encoded in this window:
- a CDS encoding DMT family transporter, with product MIIEQKTKAIFFMLISALGFTLMSVAVKSIPDIPLFEKIFLRNLISCLLAGFLLIYQKRGFRVKRENIPPVFARSFLGFLGVVANFYAVEHLILADSNMLNKLSPITVSIFAVLFLKEKVDKQQVVGIIISFIGALFVVKPSFDLSVLPSLSGLASVTFAGLAYTFVRYLNDKEDPNIIVFYFSLMSVVCSAPLAIRDYVAPDPRQWIFLLSIGIFACLAQFFMTYSYKNAPASEVAVYNYSGIPYGIILGYMLFDEMPDIYSVIGGIIIIVVAIYLYRHNKRKKEKLQGN